A DNA window from Thermococcus sp. 4557 contains the following coding sequences:
- a CDS encoding metallophosphoesterase: MLIGIMSDTHDNLPAIAKAVELFNGRNVELVIHAGDYVAPFVARELKKLRAPLRGVFGNNDGERKGLYEALGIYDEILEIEADGMKIAVTHGTDERVVRALARSRLYDVVIVGHTHRYEIREEGRTILVNPGEVCGYVTGVKSVALLDTRKREVQIVNLDTGELLGAMSL, from the coding sequence ATGCTGATAGGTATAATGAGCGATACCCATGACAACCTCCCGGCAATCGCGAAGGCGGTCGAGCTGTTCAACGGAAGGAACGTTGAGCTGGTTATCCACGCAGGGGACTACGTCGCCCCGTTCGTTGCCAGGGAGCTCAAGAAGCTCAGGGCGCCGCTCAGGGGTGTTTTTGGCAACAACGACGGCGAAAGGAAAGGCCTCTATGAGGCGCTGGGCATCTACGATGAGATACTGGAAATCGAGGCAGACGGAATGAAGATAGCCGTGACACACGGCACCGACGAGCGCGTCGTCCGCGCGCTTGCCAGGAGCAGGCTATACGACGTTGTCATAGTCGGCCACACCCACCGCTACGAGATACGCGAGGAAGGACGAACCATACTCGTCAACCCCGGCGAGGTCTGCGGCTACGTCACCGGGGTGAAGAGCGTCGCCCTGCTCGACACCCGGAAGAGGGAGGTGCAGATAGTCAACCTCGACACCGGGGAGCTCCTTGGGGCAATGAGCCTCTAG
- a CDS encoding LAGLIDADG family homing endonuclease, whose product MDREDMIERYARFLREYVDDEGKEVYLNKLKDLLTVSPKRSLEIDWTHLNSFDPELAAELIENPEESILAAEDAIQIVLREPPIEKKEEFAAHARFYNLPKTLLVKELGSEHINRLIQVDGIITRVSEVKPFVEKAVFVCKDCGNEMVRLQRPYDNIVKPAKCDACGSRNVDLDVEKSRFINFQSFRLQDRPESLKGGQMPRFVDAILLDDLVDTALPGDRVLVTGILRVILEQKDKRPIFKKVLEVNHIEQLSKEIEELEISPEDEQKIRELARRKDIVDAIVDSIAPAIWGHRTVKKGIALALFGGVQRTLPDGTKLRGESHVLLVGDPGVAKSQLLRYVANLAPRAIYTSGKSSSAAGLCVAPDSLVVSNGGVHEIGTFTENWVKDIGSIQYSQGIEYSPYLGESLSAEDGKIKNAPLSRVWRLKAPKELVKVRTITGKELTLTPETKLLTIQNGEPIWKEAKSLSEGDYVATLRKLTVEERGVPILELLKDLDDLIVYEIKDQVKGLIEEALKELHISKRELAKRLGISEGMLYYNWTNPKARGNIRMKHLRTLVELTGHGLGEINVETVSLQAGTKLKLPKYLDERLAYFVGLVAGDGSVSKAGWGVAIRFSNKNPEMRRKFAELAKELFGVEVTERMKDRVPSLRFHSKVVAHLLEKLGVPLSPKSDKLDLPNELFMSPERVLASYIRGLFDCDGTVVIRERGSSYVEFDTTSEKLARKLQLTLLRFGIISHLRRRKRAGYTSTFRDREITSRHDRWELKIYGENVLKFAAKIGFEHPEKARKLDALVEKMRGQKHDTNVDVIPGVGMLIREIRAFYGLSIEQVYGSNFGALVEKGKPISRKALLSVVGNLSKAKLEESPVAVPEDMRTKIGKALKPEELGMEYKEFYELFLRKRPHKLKFRLLVRVAKLLEGRNKSLYSQLSWLLSEHCAREEEIKTKLGVLKTLATSDILWERVRKVKRIESPYDHVYDLTVEGSHSFIANGFVVHNTAAAVRDEFTGSWVLEAGVLVLADGGIALIDEFDKMSDRDRSAIHEALEQQSVSISKAGITATLNSRTTVIAAANPKYGRFNRHKSLPEQLDLPPTLLSRFDLIFLLLDEPDEKVDASIAEHILKVRRGEAEVVTPKIPYDLLKKYIAYARKNVHPVLSREAMDEIKRYYVRMRKGFKRSGEEEGVQPIPVTARQLEALIRLSEAHARMRLSETVTREDAKAAIKIIEEMIRKIATDEEGTLDISILEVGKSSKKINKIDRLMDIIKNLESEGEFGAPEDKVLEAAKQAGIGSENDVRKLLNDLKRDARIYEPRAGFYRVL is encoded by the coding sequence ATGGACAGGGAGGACATGATAGAGAGGTACGCGCGCTTTCTGAGGGAGTACGTAGATGACGAGGGTAAGGAGGTCTACCTCAACAAGCTGAAGGACCTGCTCACGGTGAGCCCCAAGCGATCTCTGGAGATAGACTGGACCCACCTTAACTCGTTCGACCCGGAACTGGCGGCGGAGCTGATAGAAAACCCCGAGGAAAGTATTCTGGCCGCAGAGGATGCCATTCAGATAGTCCTGAGGGAACCCCCCATCGAGAAGAAGGAGGAGTTTGCCGCCCATGCGAGGTTCTACAACCTCCCCAAGACGCTCCTCGTCAAGGAGCTTGGAAGCGAGCACATAAACAGGCTCATTCAGGTTGACGGAATCATCACACGTGTGAGCGAGGTCAAACCATTCGTCGAGAAGGCTGTATTTGTCTGTAAGGACTGCGGCAACGAGATGGTCAGGCTTCAGAGGCCCTACGACAACATCGTCAAGCCCGCCAAGTGCGACGCCTGCGGCTCAAGGAACGTTGACCTCGACGTCGAGAAGAGCCGCTTCATAAACTTCCAGAGCTTCCGCCTTCAGGACAGGCCCGAGAGCCTCAAGGGCGGCCAGATGCCCAGGTTCGTTGATGCAATACTCCTCGACGACCTGGTGGATACCGCCCTGCCGGGCGACCGCGTTTTAGTCACCGGAATCCTCCGTGTCATCCTGGAGCAGAAGGACAAGAGACCGATATTTAAGAAAGTCCTGGAAGTCAATCACATCGAGCAGCTCAGCAAGGAGATAGAGGAGCTCGAGATTTCCCCGGAGGACGAGCAGAAGATACGCGAGCTGGCCAGGAGAAAGGACATCGTTGACGCGATAGTGGACTCAATCGCCCCGGCCATCTGGGGCCACAGAACGGTTAAGAAGGGCATAGCGCTCGCTCTCTTCGGCGGCGTGCAGAGAACGCTCCCGGATGGGACGAAGCTCAGGGGGGAGAGCCACGTTCTGCTCGTTGGAGATCCGGGAGTAGCGAAGAGTCAACTTCTCCGCTACGTTGCCAATTTAGCGCCGAGGGCGATTTATACGAGCGGTAAGAGTAGTTCAGCCGCAGGACTCTGCGTTGCCCCAGACTCGCTTGTGGTTTCCAATGGTGGGGTCCACGAAATCGGTACGTTCACTGAGAATTGGGTAAAAGACATTGGTTCAATCCAGTACTCTCAGGGTATCGAATATTCTCCATATCTCGGTGAAAGCCTATCCGCTGAAGATGGAAAAATAAAGAATGCACCATTGAGCAGGGTTTGGAGACTCAAAGCCCCCAAAGAGCTTGTAAAGGTTAGAACAATAACGGGCAAGGAGCTAACGTTAACCCCTGAAACGAAGCTCTTAACGATTCAGAACGGAGAACCGATATGGAAAGAAGCCAAGAGCCTTAGCGAAGGGGACTATGTTGCAACCCTCAGAAAATTAACCGTCGAGGAAAGGGGGGTTCCAATTCTAGAACTTCTCAAAGACCTCGATGACCTCATTGTATATGAAATCAAAGATCAAGTCAAGGGACTCATCGAAGAGGCCCTCAAAGAGCTCCACATTAGCAAAAGGGAACTCGCAAAGAGACTCGGCATTAGCGAGGGCATGCTTTATTACAACTGGACAAACCCAAAAGCCAGGGGCAACATAAGAATGAAGCATCTTCGCACGCTCGTTGAACTAACCGGACATGGCTTAGGCGAAATAAACGTTGAGACTGTCTCGCTTCAAGCGGGAACGAAGCTGAAACTTCCGAAATACCTCGACGAGAGGCTGGCATACTTCGTTGGGCTCGTTGCAGGCGATGGCAGCGTTTCTAAAGCCGGCTGGGGGGTGGCCATAAGGTTCTCCAACAAGAATCCCGAGATGAGGCGAAAGTTTGCAGAGCTTGCAAAGGAACTCTTTGGTGTAGAGGTTACTGAGCGGATGAAAGACAGAGTTCCATCGCTTCGCTTCCACTCAAAGGTTGTTGCACACCTGTTGGAGAAACTAGGAGTTCCCCTATCCCCCAAGTCAGATAAGCTCGACCTTCCAAATGAACTCTTCATGTCTCCAGAGAGAGTGCTGGCTTCATACATAAGGGGCCTGTTTGACTGCGATGGCACTGTTGTTATACGGGAGAGAGGCTCTTCATATGTTGAGTTCGACACGACCAGCGAGAAACTCGCCAGAAAGCTTCAGCTTACCTTGCTCCGGTTCGGAATAATCTCGCACCTGAGGCGGCGGAAGAGGGCGGGTTATACCTCAACGTTTAGAGACAGGGAGATAACGTCGAGGCACGACAGGTGGGAGCTCAAAATCTACGGTGAGAACGTTCTAAAGTTTGCAGCGAAGATCGGCTTTGAACATCCAGAGAAGGCGAGAAAGCTCGACGCCCTTGTGGAGAAGATGAGGGGCCAGAAGCACGACACCAACGTGGACGTAATACCGGGTGTTGGAATGCTGATACGGGAGATTAGAGCATTCTACGGCCTGAGCATTGAGCAGGTCTATGGGTCAAACTTTGGGGCACTCGTGGAGAAAGGAAAGCCAATATCAAGGAAAGCCCTCCTCAGTGTTGTGGGGAATCTTTCAAAGGCCAAGCTGGAAGAATCGCCCGTTGCCGTCCCAGAGGATATGAGAACCAAGATAGGAAAAGCGTTGAAGCCCGAGGAACTAGGGATGGAGTACAAGGAGTTCTACGAACTGTTCCTCAGAAAGAGACCACACAAGCTCAAGTTTAGATTGTTGGTTAGGGTGGCAAAGCTACTAGAGGGCAGGAATAAGTCGCTGTACTCCCAACTCTCGTGGCTCCTCAGCGAGCACTGCGCTAGGGAAGAGGAGATTAAAACTAAACTTGGAGTCCTGAAAACACTTGCCACATCAGATATTCTCTGGGAGAGAGTTCGGAAAGTTAAAAGAATAGAGTCACCCTACGACCACGTCTACGACCTTACGGTGGAGGGTTCCCACAGCTTCATAGCCAACGGCTTCGTCGTTCACAACACTGCCGCAGCAGTCCGGGACGAATTCACCGGCTCGTGGGTTCTGGAAGCTGGTGTCCTTGTGTTAGCCGATGGTGGAATAGCGTTAATTGATGAGTTTGATAAGATGAGTGATCGTGACAGAAGTGCCATTCACGAGGCACTCGAGCAACAAAGTGTAAGTATCTCCAAGGCAGGCATCACCGCGACCCTGAACTCCAGAACGACGGTTATCGCCGCCGCGAACCCCAAGTACGGCAGGTTCAACCGCCACAAGAGCCTCCCCGAGCAGCTCGACCTTCCGCCCACACTTCTGAGCCGTTTCGATCTAATCTTCCTGCTCCTCGATGAGCCCGACGAGAAGGTCGACGCGAGCATAGCCGAGCACATCCTCAAGGTCCGCAGGGGAGAGGCCGAGGTAGTGACGCCGAAGATACCCTACGACCTGCTCAAGAAGTACATAGCCTACGCGAGGAAGAACGTCCACCCCGTTCTCAGCAGGGAGGCGATGGATGAGATAAAGCGCTACTATGTCAGGATGAGAAAGGGCTTCAAGCGCTCTGGCGAGGAGGAGGGCGTTCAGCCGATTCCGGTTACGGCGAGGCAGCTGGAGGCCCTCATACGTCTCAGCGAGGCCCACGCGAGGATGAGGCTGAGCGAGACCGTGACGAGGGAGGACGCCAAGGCCGCGATAAAGATAATCGAGGAAATGATACGAAAGATAGCCACCGACGAGGAGGGAACGCTCGATATCTCGATACTCGAGGTTGGCAAGAGCTCCAAGAAGATAAACAAGATCGACAGGCTCATGGACATCATAAAGAACCTTGAGAGCGAGGGAGAGTTCGGGGCGCCGGAGGACAAGGTGCTCGAGGCGGCGAAGCAGGCCGGCATAGGTTCGGAGAACGACGTGAGGAAGCTCCTGAACGACCTCAAGCGCGATGCCAGGATATACGAGCCGCGGGCAGGGTTCTACCGCGTCCTCTGA
- a CDS encoding translation initiation factor IF-2 subunit beta — MSEKKVDFYDFEGLLDKAYEELPENVKHHTSRFEVPPAQVTIAGNRTIIENFVDIAEAMNRDPNHLLKFILREVATAGTLEGRRVILQGRFTPYLIANKMKKYLRDYVICPVCGSPDTKIIKKGRFHFLKCEACGAETPIQHL; from the coding sequence ATGAGCGAAAAGAAGGTTGACTTTTACGATTTCGAAGGTTTACTCGATAAGGCTTACGAGGAGCTCCCCGAGAACGTCAAACATCACACTTCCCGTTTCGAGGTTCCGCCAGCACAGGTCACCATAGCCGGAAACAGGACTATAATCGAGAACTTCGTCGACATAGCCGAGGCCATGAACCGCGACCCGAACCACCTGCTCAAGTTCATCCTGCGCGAGGTGGCCACCGCTGGAACGCTCGAAGGAAGACGCGTAATCCTCCAGGGACGCTTCACACCGTACCTCATAGCGAACAAGATGAAGAAGTACCTCAGGGACTACGTCATCTGTCCCGTCTGCGGTTCGCCGGACACCAAGATCATCAAGAAGGGCCGCTTCCACTTCCTCAAGTGTGAAGCGTGCGGTGCCGAGACGCCGATACAGCACCTCTGA
- a CDS encoding carboxyl transferase domain-containing protein yields MSMEEKVNELYERKRKVLEMGGEKGVEKQHAKGKLTARERIEKLLDPGSFVEIGAFVRHRGTEFGLDKKELPADGVITGYGTIDGRLVFVFAQDFTVMGGSLGEMHAAKIKRVMELALEAGAPVIGLNDSGGARIQEGVDSLKGYGDIFKMNTILSGVVPQITAIMGPCAGGAVYSPAIGDFILMVDNPASFMFITGPQVVKAVTGVEVTPIQLGGAMVHAQRAGQAHLVGKSDEEVLALIRRLVGYLPSNNMEKPPRVKTNDLPFRKTENLYSIVPDDPNKGYDVRQVIYEIVDRDENGNPDFLEILPYFAPNAVVGFGRMNGQTVGIVANNPIHFAGVLDIDSSDKIARFVRTCDAFNIPIVTLVDVPGYLPGTQQEYGGIIRHGAKVLYAYSEATVPMVTVILRKAYGGAYLAMGSKHLGADFVFAWPTAEIAVMGPEGAANIIFRKEIAAAENPEEVRQQKIAEYRERFANPYVAAARGYIDDVIDPAETRAKIILALEALESKRVKLPPKKHGNIPL; encoded by the coding sequence ATGAGTATGGAAGAGAAGGTCAACGAGCTGTATGAGAGGAAGAGGAAGGTTCTTGAGATGGGCGGTGAAAAAGGCGTTGAAAAGCAGCACGCCAAGGGCAAGCTGACCGCCCGTGAGAGGATTGAGAAGCTCCTGGACCCGGGAAGCTTCGTCGAGATAGGGGCCTTCGTCAGGCACCGTGGAACCGAGTTTGGCCTCGATAAGAAGGAGCTGCCCGCCGATGGTGTCATAACCGGCTACGGAACCATCGACGGAAGGCTCGTTTTCGTGTTCGCCCAGGATTTCACCGTCATGGGCGGCTCGCTCGGTGAGATGCACGCGGCCAAGATAAAGCGCGTCATGGAGCTGGCCCTTGAAGCCGGTGCGCCGGTTATAGGCCTCAACGACTCCGGCGGTGCCAGAATCCAGGAGGGCGTTGATTCGCTCAAGGGCTACGGTGATATCTTCAAGATGAACACGATTCTCAGCGGTGTTGTTCCGCAGATCACAGCCATCATGGGACCCTGCGCCGGTGGAGCCGTTTACAGCCCGGCGATAGGAGACTTTATCCTCATGGTTGACAACCCCGCGAGCTTCATGTTCATCACCGGCCCGCAGGTCGTTAAAGCCGTTACCGGCGTCGAGGTAACCCCGATACAGCTCGGCGGTGCCATGGTCCACGCCCAGCGCGCCGGACAGGCCCACCTCGTGGGCAAGAGCGACGAGGAGGTTCTGGCTTTAATAAGGCGCCTCGTGGGTTATCTGCCCTCCAACAACATGGAGAAGCCGCCGCGCGTCAAGACGAACGACCTGCCCTTCAGGAAGACCGAGAACCTCTACTCCATAGTCCCGGACGACCCGAACAAGGGCTACGACGTGAGGCAGGTAATCTACGAGATAGTTGACAGGGACGAGAACGGCAACCCAGACTTCCTGGAGATACTGCCCTACTTCGCACCGAACGCGGTCGTCGGCTTCGGAAGGATGAACGGCCAGACCGTCGGTATAGTCGCCAACAACCCGATACACTTCGCCGGCGTTCTCGACATAGACAGCTCCGACAAGATTGCCAGATTTGTTAGAACCTGCGACGCCTTCAACATCCCGATAGTCACCCTCGTTGACGTTCCGGGCTACCTCCCGGGAACCCAGCAGGAGTACGGTGGAATCATCAGGCACGGTGCAAAGGTCCTCTACGCCTACTCCGAGGCAACGGTTCCGATGGTCACGGTCATCCTGAGGAAGGCCTACGGCGGTGCCTACCTCGCCATGGGGAGCAAGCACCTTGGAGCCGACTTCGTCTTCGCCTGGCCCACCGCAGAGATAGCGGTCATGGGTCCAGAGGGAGCGGCCAACATCATCTTCAGGAAGGAGATTGCCGCAGCAGAGAACCCGGAGGAAGTGAGGCAGCAGAAGATAGCCGAGTACAGGGAGCGCTTCGCCAACCCGTACGTCGCCGCCGCGAGGGGCTACATAGACGACGTTATCGATCCAGCCGAGACGAGGGCAAAGATAATCCTCGCACTCGAGGCCCTCGAGAGCAAGCGCGTCAAGCTGCCGCCGAAGAAGCACGGCAACATACCGCTGTGA
- a CDS encoding OadG family protein, which translates to MSEFMEGLNLTVLGVTIVFMVLSILAVVLYFVGWSERKLVEKETSAGAPAAPAPTPAAEEEKPAIPPRDLAVITAAVLAYTAEKAAQLRPLPFRRKVSDAWRLYGVQSSMEEVEDFNYEIGKW; encoded by the coding sequence ATGAGCGAGTTCATGGAGGGCCTGAACCTGACGGTGCTGGGCGTTACAATAGTCTTCATGGTGCTCAGCATACTGGCGGTCGTCCTCTACTTCGTGGGCTGGAGCGAGAGAAAGCTCGTCGAGAAAGAGACATCCGCAGGGGCACCCGCCGCCCCCGCACCGACCCCCGCGGCCGAGGAGGAGAAGCCCGCCATACCGCCGAGGGACCTCGCGGTTATAACCGCCGCGGTTCTCGCGTACACCGCCGAGAAGGCCGCCCAGCTCAGACCCCTGCCATTCAGGAGGAAGGTTTCAGACGCCTGGCGCCTGTACGGCGTTCAGTCGAGCATGGAGGAAGTTGAGGACTTCAACTATGAAATTGGGAAGTGGTGA
- a CDS encoding acetyl-CoA carboxylase biotin carboxyl carrier protein subunit yields MAKVKVIVDGVEYEVEVEELGGGRFKVAFEDKEYTVEAKGLGIDVGALSTVPTSSAPSAPSTPAPAAAPALAPVAPAAPAPAPAGEGVVTAPMPGKILRILVKEGEQVKTGQGLLVLEAMKMENEIPAPKDGVVKKILIKEGDTVDTGQALIELG; encoded by the coding sequence ATGGCGAAGGTTAAGGTCATCGTCGATGGTGTTGAGTACGAGGTCGAGGTTGAGGAACTCGGAGGCGGCCGCTTTAAGGTCGCCTTTGAGGACAAGGAGTACACCGTTGAGGCGAAGGGACTCGGAATCGACGTGGGTGCTCTGAGCACGGTTCCCACCTCGAGCGCCCCGAGTGCCCCGAGCACTCCAGCCCCCGCGGCCGCCCCTGCTCTGGCTCCGGTTGCGCCGGCGGCGCCGGCTCCCGCTCCGGCTGGGGAGGGTGTTGTGACGGCCCCAATGCCGGGCAAGATCCTCAGGATACTCGTGAAGGAGGGTGAGCAGGTTAAGACGGGTCAAGGACTCCTCGTGCTCGAAGCAATGAAAATGGAGAACGAAATTCCAGCGCCGAAGGATGGCGTGGTCAAGAAAATCCTCATCAAAGAAGGCGACACCGTAGACACCGGACAAGCACTCATAGAACTCGGGTGA
- a CDS encoding sodium ion-translocating decarboxylase subunit beta, which yields MTGIVEQIIAFFQGMGLLNLTWGNIVMIMVGLALVYLAIRYEMEPLLLLPIGISAVLVNIPLGHLANWPIAPNLPEHIADNIFATLSYLNQQYGPPGIFDIIYYTLIRTEIVPLLIFFGLGAMTDFGPMIADPKTALMGAAAQIGVFIAMLTALALGFNLHQAASIGIIGGADGPTTIYLTTKLAPEILGATAVAAYSYMSLVPLIQPPIIRALTSKEERRIRMEQLRPVSKREKIIFPIISMIVIGLLVPSAAPLVGMLMIGNLFRESGVVERLSKAAQEELMNIVTIFLGLGVGSTMRAGSFLTAQTLMILGLGVVAFASATAGGVLFGKLMMKISGGRINPMIGAAGVSAVPMSARVVQRIASEEDPGNFILMHAMGPNVAGVIGTAVAAGVFLAVLAG from the coding sequence ATGACAGGGATCGTAGAGCAGATAATAGCGTTCTTCCAGGGAATGGGCCTGCTAAACCTGACGTGGGGCAACATCGTCATGATAATGGTCGGGCTGGCCCTCGTCTACCTGGCCATCAGGTACGAGATGGAGCCCCTCCTGCTCCTCCCGATAGGCATAAGCGCCGTGCTGGTGAACATCCCGCTCGGCCACCTGGCCAACTGGCCCATAGCCCCGAACCTGCCAGAGCACATAGCCGACAACATCTTCGCAACGCTGAGCTACCTCAACCAGCAGTACGGCCCTCCGGGTATCTTTGACATAATCTACTACACGCTCATCAGGACGGAGATAGTGCCGCTCCTGATATTCTTCGGCCTCGGAGCCATGACCGACTTCGGGCCGATGATAGCCGACCCCAAGACGGCTCTCATGGGGGCGGCGGCGCAGATAGGTGTGTTCATAGCGATGCTCACAGCCCTGGCCCTCGGCTTCAACCTCCACCAGGCGGCCAGCATCGGTATCATTGGTGGCGCCGATGGGCCGACGACGATATACCTCACCACGAAGCTCGCGCCCGAGATACTTGGAGCGACGGCGGTCGCCGCTTACAGCTACATGAGCCTCGTTCCGCTGATTCAGCCGCCGATCATCAGGGCCCTCACTAGCAAGGAGGAAAGAAGAATCAGAATGGAGCAGCTCAGGCCCGTGTCCAAGAGGGAGAAGATAATCTTCCCGATAATCAGCATGATCGTCATCGGCCTCCTTGTCCCCAGCGCTGCCCCGCTCGTTGGAATGCTCATGATAGGCAACCTCTTCCGCGAGAGCGGCGTTGTCGAGAGGCTCAGCAAAGCTGCCCAGGAGGAGCTCATGAACATCGTCACCATCTTCCTCGGCCTTGGCGTCGGTTCGACTATGAGAGCCGGCAGCTTCCTCACGGCCCAGACACTGATGATCCTCGGACTCGGAGTGGTCGCCTTCGCCAGCGCCACCGCCGGCGGTGTGCTCTTCGGAAAGCTCATGATGAAGATTTCAGGCGGAAGGATAAACCCGATGATAGGAGCGGCCGGTGTTTCGGCGGTCCCGATGAGTGCCCGCGTCGTCCAGAGGATAGCCAGCGAGGAGGACCCGGGCAACTTCATCCTCATGCACGCCATGGGGCCGAACGTTGCCGGCGTTATCGGAACCGCCGTTGCCGCGGGTGTTTTCCTCGCAGTTCTGGCGGGCTGA
- a CDS encoding CBS domain-containing protein codes for MRVKTLMTSEPVVVELPATREYALDLFRKHKVRSFPVINKNTKALVGIISIKRVLLHPDEEQLAMLVKRDVPTVKPNDDLKKAVRAMLEMDYRRVVVVDEENRVIGVLTVGDIVRRYLAKNEKLKNVTIEDYYQKNVGVVWRGTPLKAALKALLLCNAMAIPVIDDEGNLIGMVDETDILKDSEVIRVMKSTALSASSEEDWILESNPTLLFEKAELQLPKKPVEDIMNRELVVATPHMSVYDVAQKMVKYEIEQLPVIRGEGELVGIVRDMDIIKVILNK; via the coding sequence ATGCGTGTGAAGACTTTGATGACTTCGGAGCCGGTGGTTGTGGAGCTTCCAGCCACGAGGGAATACGCCCTCGATCTCTTCAGGAAGCATAAGGTAAGGTCATTCCCTGTAATCAACAAGAACACCAAGGCCCTCGTCGGGATCATAAGTATAAAACGGGTTCTGCTTCACCCTGATGAGGAGCAGCTCGCAATGCTGGTTAAGAGGGACGTGCCGACAGTCAAGCCCAACGACGACCTCAAAAAGGCCGTCAGGGCCATGCTGGAGATGGACTACAGGCGTGTCGTCGTCGTTGATGAGGAGAACAGGGTCATAGGCGTTCTAACGGTCGGCGACATAGTGCGCAGGTACCTCGCCAAGAACGAGAAGCTGAAGAACGTGACGATAGAGGACTACTACCAGAAGAACGTGGGCGTCGTCTGGAGGGGAACGCCGCTCAAGGCCGCCCTCAAGGCCCTCCTCCTGTGCAACGCCATGGCCATCCCGGTCATCGACGACGAAGGCAACCTGATCGGAATGGTGGACGAGACGGACATCCTCAAAGACAGCGAGGTTATCCGCGTCATGAAGAGCACCGCCCTCTCCGCCTCGAGCGAGGAGGACTGGATACTCGAGAGCAACCCGACGCTCCTCTTCGAGAAGGCCGAGCTCCAGCTGCCGAAGAAGCCCGTTGAGGACATAATGAACCGCGAGCTGGTCGTTGCGACACCTCACATGAGCGTCTACGACGTAGCCCAGAAGATGGTCAAGTACGAGATAGAGCAGCTGCCCGTCATCCGGGGCGAGGGCGAGCTCGTCGGCATCGTCAGGGACATGGACATCATAAAGGTAATCCTCAACAAGTGA
- a CDS encoding homoserine dehydrogenase — protein MREVKLALFGFGNVGRAVARVLLSKGAFFREKYRLKFRVVSVADTSGVVWLPEGIDLEEALMVKENFGRLSSWTNDYEVYSLTPKEAVREIDAEVIVDVTNDKNAHEWHLATLKDGKAVVTSNKPPLAFHYADLTEEAKKRDLPYLFEATVMAGTPIITLLHEGILADSIEGMEAVLNATTTFILSQMEMGQDFERALKTAQRLGIAERDPSGDVLGIDAGYKATILHCLAFHPITFDDITAKGIAEVTSGEVRRARERGRTIRLVAAVENGKVVVEPREVPLGSPLAVESHENAAVIRTDLLGELVIKGAGAGLKETASGVVSDIVKAALKV, from the coding sequence GTGAGAGAGGTTAAGCTAGCGCTCTTCGGTTTTGGGAACGTTGGACGGGCAGTCGCGCGCGTTCTCCTCAGCAAGGGGGCGTTCTTCCGCGAGAAGTACCGGCTGAAGTTCAGGGTCGTGAGCGTGGCGGACACGAGTGGGGTGGTGTGGCTTCCCGAGGGTATAGACCTCGAGGAGGCGCTCATGGTAAAGGAGAACTTCGGGAGGCTCTCCTCCTGGACCAATGACTACGAGGTTTACAGCCTCACACCAAAGGAGGCCGTGAGGGAAATAGACGCCGAGGTAATCGTGGACGTGACCAACGATAAAAACGCCCACGAGTGGCATCTGGCGACGTTGAAGGACGGGAAAGCCGTCGTCACCAGCAACAAACCGCCCCTGGCCTTTCACTACGCAGACCTCACAGAGGAAGCCAAGAAAAGGGACCTTCCGTACCTCTTCGAGGCCACCGTGATGGCGGGCACGCCAATCATCACCCTCCTGCACGAGGGCATCCTGGCGGACTCAATTGAGGGCATGGAGGCGGTTCTAAACGCCACCACGACCTTCATTCTGAGCCAGATGGAGATGGGGCAGGACTTCGAGAGGGCCCTAAAAACCGCCCAAAGGCTCGGAATAGCCGAAAGAGACCCAAGCGGTGATGTCCTGGGAATCGACGCGGGCTACAAGGCAACGATACTCCACTGCCTCGCATTCCACCCGATAACATTTGACGATATAACCGCTAAGGGAATAGCGGAGGTCACATCGGGGGAGGTGAGGAGGGCCCGGGAGCGCGGAAGGACGATAAGGCTCGTTGCCGCCGTGGAGAATGGAAAGGTCGTCGTCGAGCCGCGGGAGGTACCGCTCGGAAGCCCCCTCGCAGTTGAGAGCCACGAGAACGCCGCAGTAATAAGGACCGACCTGCTCGGCGAGCTGGTTATCAAGGGGGCCGGGGCTGGATTGAAGGAGACGGCGAGCGGCGTGGTAAGTGACATCGTGAAGGCGGCACTGAAGGTTTAG